The following coding sequences lie in one Miscanthus floridulus cultivar M001 chromosome 9, ASM1932011v1, whole genome shotgun sequence genomic window:
- the LOC136482280 gene encoding probable glycosyltransferase 6: MAASESVPKGGSGGGGAPRPHGHLALPAGRVREGLSFAAGSVVSALVLLSSASVLAPPPVPNIVSVPVPSSSSNAGAASSSPASDAAAAVAAVGKGPRTFYDDPELSYAVGVGAGAGAGQRRRVITDWDANRAAWLRTRGLDGAAAVAGRVVMVTGSQPEPCKGAGGDHALLRFLKNKLDYCRLHGIELLYNTALLEPSMVAYWAKIPAVRAAMLAHADAEWVWWVDADAVFTDMDFSLPLARYNRHGHNLVVYGWEREVYVEERPSWVGLNAGVFLIRNCQWSLDLMDAWARMGPASPEYARWGKTLREELDGKPNDESDDQSALVYLLSRHPERARWANATFLESGYYFQGYWAEIVDRLDGVATRYEAVERSARAGLGLRRRHAEREHLLYAAARREAVRRRDGNGVPGPDGGGQKGWRRPFVTHFTGCQPCGGAPNRMYTRRRCAEGIRRALAFADDQVLRAYGFRHAAPLSDSVTPLPFDYPAAL, encoded by the coding sequence ATGGCCGCGTCGGAGTCCGTGCCGaagggcggcagcggcggcgggggcgcGCCGAGGCCGCACGGCCACCTGGCGCTCCCCGCGGGGCGTGTCCGCGAGGGGCTGTCGTTCGCGGCGGGCTCCGTGGTGTCCGCGCTCGTGCTCCTCTCCTCGGCCTCCGTGCTCGCGCCGCCGCCCGTGCCCAACATCGTCTCCGTCCCCGTGCCGTCGTCGTCCTCCAACGCCGGTGCCGCCTCTTCCTCCCCCGCctcggacgccgccgccgccgtggccgccgtcGGGAAGGGCCCGCGCACGTTCTACGACGACCCGGAGCTGTCGTACGCCGTGGgggtgggggcgggggcgggggcggggcaaCGGCGGCGCGTCATCACAGACTGGGACGCGAACCGCGCGGCGTGGCTGCGGACGCGGGGCCTGgacggcgcggcggcggtggcggggcgGGTGGTGATGGTGACCGGGTCGCAGCCGGAGCCGTGCAAGGGCGCCGGCGGCGACCACGCGCTGCTGCGGTTCCTCAAGAACAAGCTGGACTACTGCCGGCTCCACGGGATCGAGCTCCTCTACAACACGGCGCTGCTGGAGCCGTCCATGGTGGCGTACTGGGCCAAGATCCCCGCAGTGCGCGCCGCGATGCTGGCGCACGCGGACGCCGAGTGGGTGTGGTGGGTGGACGCCGACGCCGTGTTCACGGACATGGACTTCTCCCTCCCGCTGGCGCGCTACAACCGCCACGGCCACAACCTTGTGGTGTACGGGTGGGAGCGGGAGGTGTACGTGGAGGAGAGGCCGTCGTGGGTGGGGCTGAACGCGGGCGTGTTCCTCATCCGCAACTGCCAGTGGTCGCTGGACCTCATGGACGCGTGGGCGCGCATGGGCCCGGCGTCGCCGGAGTACGCGCGGTGGGGGAAGACGCTGCGGGAGGAGCTGGACGGGAAGCCCAACGACGAGTCGGACGACCAGTCGGCGCTCGTGTACCTGCTGTCCAGGCACCCGGAGCGGGCGCGGTGGGCCAACGCCACGTTCCTCGAGTCCGGGTACTACTTCCAGGGGTACTGGGCGGAGATCGTGGACCGGCTCGACGGCGTCGCGACGCGGTACGAGGCCGTGGAGCGCTCGGCCCGCGCCGGGCTCGggctccgccgccgccacgcggagcgcgagcacctcctgtacgcggcggcgcggcgcgaggCCGTGAGGCGGCGCGATGGCAACGGCGTCCCCGGGCCCGATGGCGGCGGGCAGAAGGGGTGGCGCCGCCCGTTCGTGACGCACTTCACGGGGTGCCAGCCCTGCGGCGGCGCGCCCAACCGGATGTACACGCGGAGGCGGTGCGCCGAGGGGATCCGCCGCGCGCTGGCGTTCGCGGACGACCAGGTGCTCCGCGCGTACGGGTTCCGCCACGCCGCGCCGCTCAGCGACAGCGTCACGCCGCTGCCGTTCGACTACCCCGCCGCGCTCTGA